In Eriocheir sinensis breed Jianghai 21 chromosome 8, ASM2467909v1, whole genome shotgun sequence, the following proteins share a genomic window:
- the LOC126995744 gene encoding phosphatidylinositol N-acetylglucosaminyltransferase subunit H-like, with amino-acid sequence MQFRNVQGEPIYVTVRLNQQTNKRAIEVNVSGGRIQLLPWVGYTTILTVVAFVIQFHTLHLGWLFTAVFMQLATLMYRIHGKIVSETLLVVAGLGIQTTATFYMGKRHTRFIPWGSVIDILLAETISMQRVLFYMALLVKAETTVQNRELIPLFLNTWPRLACLQYTYSACQDILNPSLPISKR; translated from the exons ATGCAGTTCAGAAATGTACAGGGAGAACCAATATATGTGACCGTTAGACTGAATCAGCAAACCAACAAGCGTGCAATTGAG GTCAATGTGAGTGGTGGGCGCATACAACTCCTGCCATGGGTTGGTTACACAACCATCTTGACAGTAGTGGCCTTTGTCATACAGTTTCACACGCTACACCTGGGATGGCTTTTCACAGCTGTTTTCATGCAACTTGCAACATTAATGTACAGAATTCATGGAAAAATAGTTTCAG aGACACTGCTGGTTGTTGCTGGCCTAGGCAtacaaacaacagcaacatttTACATGGGCAAAAGGCACACGCGCTTCATTCCTTGGGGAAGTGTAATTGACATTCTTCTTGCAGAAACTATATCCATG CAACGTGTGTTATTTTACATGGCCCTCCTCGTTAAAGCAGAGACTACAGTACAAAACAGAGAGTTGATTCCTTTGTTTTTA AACACTTGGCCCCGTCTGGCATGTCTACAGTACACTTACTCTGCCTGTCAAGACATCTTGAATCCCAGTCTTCCTATAAGCAAAAGATAA